AAGGCAACCAGCAATACCATCATGATGTCGATAAACGGAACCATATTGATTTCCGACATCACCTTGCGACCTGCTCTGGAGCGCGCCATAGACAATCGTCTCCTCAGCCCGCTTCTGGTCGGTTGGAACGGCTGTGAACCTTACGATGCAGAATACTGTGGAACTCATCGGCAAAGGTTTCATAGCTGGCCAGCAGGGCATCAACCCGCGACGCATAACGGTTATAAGCGACAACGGCCGGAATGGCAGCCACCAGACCGACGGCCGTGGTCATCAGGGCCTCAGCAATACCCGGAGCAACCGAAGCCAGTGTCGCCTGTTGCACCTGGGCCAGTCCACGGAACGAGTTCATAATCCCGACAACGGTTCCGAACAGGCCAACATAAGGACAGGTTGAACCGACACTGGCCAGAAACGGCAGATGGGTTTCCAGCTTTTCCTGTTCCCTGGAAATGGCAACCCGCATGGCTCGATGGGTACCCTCCATAATGGCATCTGCCTCCGAGGTTCCCTGACTGCGCAGGCGACTGAACTCCCGGAAACCGGCCTTAAAAATATTTTCCAGCCCACCGTCCGGACTGGCGTTATCCTGCAACTCCCGAAACAGCTGGGAAAGGTCCATACCCGACCAGAACCGATCCTCAAATTCGAGCATGCTTTGCTGAGCGTTACGAATCAACAAACCACGCTGAACAATCATCACCCAGGAAGCGACAGAAGCCGCCACCAGCATCAGCAGTACTAACAGCACAATCCAGCTGGAATTACTGATCAGCGACCACATGGACATGCTATCAGCCACCGATTACCTCGCTTGCGTTCAGTTTAAAAATGGGATGTATCATATCATCAAATCTGTGACGTGTTGGTGACATTCAGACATAGATTCCGTAAGTCTTTTGTAATACCGGCAGGCTTCATTGCAGCACTGTCGAGACAGGCGACAACAAATTCCCCGGTACACAACACCTGCTCATTGGGTAGCCCCTGATTGAGCAGAACAGACTGACGGAAAATCAGACTGGCTCGTTTGACTTCCGCAAGCTCCGCAGTCACAGCAATTTCATCATCCAGCCTGGCCGGATAGCGAAAACGTACATCGGCACGAGTAACCACAAACACTCTGCCCTGCTCACTCATAAGCTGATGCCCCATTCCTATATGGCGCAAGAAGTCAGTACGGGCCCGCTCCATAAATTTGAGGTAGTTGGCGTGGTAAACAATGCCTGCTGCATCAGTGTCTTCGTAATAAACCCGCTGAAGGATTGAAAAGGGGGCGTCAGAACTCACGACAGTGTACTCATATAATCGATAAGGCCATTAAACCAGATCGATGAAAACCATGGAAGACTGGGCAGCAATACTTATGTAGCGCCAGCGGCTAGTAACACCAGCGGCACCATCGGCGGTGATAATAGTCATTGTGCCAGCGAATGGCATCAATGTGTTCCCGTTCAAGTTTGTGCCGGTTTTCACTGCGCCGGTCCTGCTGTAATTTTTGCTCCATACTCTGCTGGCGCTGCAACATATCAGCCTCCGGCACTGGCTGACCATACCGTCTCAGGGCTTCCTGGGCTTCAGGAATACCCCAGCGGGCAGCCATGGTGAAAGACTTAAAGGCCTGTTCCATAGAGACAGGCACTCCGACACCCTGCTCATAACACAGTCCGGCATGGTACTGGTCAATCGGCAGTTCAGCGGTTCCTCCCGTCACTCTGTGACAGGCTGCTTCAGATAGTGTAAAACCGTCGCCAAAAACACCCCGCGCGGTTGGCTGGGCATCTACCCGAACATTATTACTGCAACCACTGGTCAGCATCGTCAGTATCAATAAGACACCGTACAGTCCACACCAGCGTTCAGGTCTCTCCGTGTAATTCATCATTATTGACCTCTCTTGAACAATCAGCAGATCGTAGCCGAGCCAGTAACTCTACCCTGATTCTTTCCAAACCAGCCAGGTCCAGCGCCCCACAGCTCTGCATTATCTGGTCCGGATAATGACCCAGACCTTTATCTGTTGACCACTGTTTCGCCAGATCGTTCAAGGAACTGACATCACCAATATCAAGACAGGTCGATAGTTTCGACAGCATCATCTCAGCACCTGCCAGGGACACATCAGTATAATCGGTGCCACAGGTTTTGCTGCTCTGCACAGCAACACCCTCCCCTATCCACCGGTACACTTTGCTGAACAGTTCGCTGAAACGAACAGGCTTGCTGATAAAATCGCACATTCCCACCCCGTCAATGCTCTCACGGGTCGCACCCGATACGCTGGCAGAAACCGCGATAATACTGAGCGTTTTATTCTCTGACTGCTCATGAATCAGCCGGGCTGCCGTCACCCCGTCCATGGCCGGCATTTTCAGATCCATTAATACCAGGTCATAGTGCCGCTGCCTGCACTGCTCAACCGCTTCAGCGCCATCCGCAGCCTCTTCTACCGTAAAGCTTGCGCTGCGCAGGGCATTACTCAGCATATCCCGATTGGTTTCGCTGTCATCAACCACCAGAATGCGTCGATCATGATAGTCCTCTGTGAATTCGGGTCGTTCAGACTCATGCTCTACCGCTAATTCGCTATCAACGCTTACCGGCAGATAAGGAATAGTGAAATGGAACTTACTGCCACGCTGCAACTGGCTGGACACTTTCAATTCCCCGCCCATTGCCTTGACCAGGCGGTAGCTGATCGCCAGCCCCAGACCCGTTCCTCCCTGCCTGCGCCCGGATTTGAGCTGACTAAAGGGTTTAAACAGCCGCCCCTGGTCCGTTGTACTGATACCCGACCCCGTATCTATCACAGCAAAGCTGAGTTGCCGCTCT
Above is a genomic segment from Endozoicomonas euniceicola containing:
- the tolQ gene encoding protein TolQ translates to MSMWSLISNSSWIVLLVLLMLVAASVASWVMIVQRGLLIRNAQQSMLEFEDRFWSGMDLSQLFRELQDNASPDGGLENIFKAGFREFSRLRSQGTSEADAIMEGTHRAMRVAISREQEKLETHLPFLASVGSTCPYVGLFGTVVGIMNSFRGLAQVQQATLASVAPGIAEALMTTAVGLVAAIPAVVAYNRYASRVDALLASYETFADEFHSILHRKVHSRSNRPEAG
- the ybgC gene encoding tol-pal system-associated acyl-CoA thioesterase, which produces MSSDAPFSILQRVYYEDTDAAGIVYHANYLKFMERARTDFLRHIGMGHQLMSEQGRVFVVTRADVRFRYPARLDDEIAVTAELAEVKRASLIFRQSVLLNQGLPNEQVLCTGEFVVACLDSAAMKPAGITKDLRNLCLNVTNTSQI